A region from the Mucilaginibacter sp. CSA2-8R genome encodes:
- a CDS encoding UBP-type zinc finger domain-containing protein yields the protein MTSPICSHLSQITEVKTSDSDVCEECVKNNSSWVHLRVCQTCGVTLCCDSSPQKHMTKHYHHTQHPVVSSAEAGERWLWCYADESFAEYE from the coding sequence ATGACATCACCAATCTGCAGCCATTTAAGTCAAATTACTGAAGTAAAAACCAGCGACTCTGACGTTTGCGAAGAATGCGTTAAAAATAACAGCAGCTGGGTACACCTGCGTGTTTGCCAAACGTGCGGCGTAACGCTGTGCTGCGACTCGTCGCCCCAAAAACACATGACCAAGCATTATCATCATACCCAACACCCGGTGGTATCATCGGCCGAGGCGGGCGAACGCTGGCTGTGGTGCTACGCCGACGAAAGCTTTGCAGAATATGAATAG